One window from the genome of Candoia aspera isolate rCanAsp1 chromosome 15, rCanAsp1.hap2, whole genome shotgun sequence encodes:
- the PITPNM2 gene encoding LOW QUALITY PROTEIN: membrane-associated phosphatidylinositol transfer protein 2 (The sequence of the model RefSeq protein was modified relative to this genomic sequence to represent the inferred CDS: deleted 1 base in 1 codon), giving the protein MLIKEYRIPLPMSVDEYRIAQLYMIQKKSREETCGEGSGVEILENRPYTDGPGGNGQYTHKVYHIGMHIPSWFRSILPKAALRVEEESWNAYPYTRTRYTCPFVEKFSIDIETYYIADSGEQANVFNLSPAEKRQAVLDPIDIVKEAVPPHEYKSEEDPKVFKSAKTARGPLPEDWIKEHKNNPGKYPIMCAYKLCKVEFRYWGMQSKIERFIHDVGLRKVMVRAHRQAWCWQDEWYGLTIEDIRQLEKEAQLMLAQKMAQFSFSEPEPEPHLPQDPLIERNVETKAISPSIEGVDAASNIDEPLPGRVLTKQWSTSSKSSSKRGASPSHHSILEWRMQSIARDSDESSDDEFFDAHEDLSENEEVFPKEITKWSSNDLMDKIETAETDEVPDDPSLESAAEYHVGCSVERLSIIEDEVVPPLVQPSQIHVLLLVLHGGNILDTGSGEPSSKQGDVNTIAAAFDTVIRVHYPAALRRIAIKLVPCPAICSEAFSLVSNLSPYSYDEGCLSSSQDHIPLAALPLLATSSPQYQEAVATVILRTNQVYGDFIKSQEGASFSGQVCLIGDCVGGILAFDALCYSNQTTPESQNSSRRGSVISVQDTDLLSPGILVNNSYCSEGCGLEATRHLSRSTADLPRSHEEDPRKQQLLRKRSDSSTFEPDTLKQHQAFLSSLQSSALKNFPGSRRSSSSTQLDGGNLGKFEFEITDFFLFGSPLGLVLALRKTIIPTLDIFQLRPACQQVYNLFHPADPSASRLEPLLEKKFHILPPFSIPRYQRFPLGDGNSALLVETVQNNPALLVESNLLVALQNQDTFMETSIPVPTLNWQDVSNKNSGFAESDVVQSQGGVFVENASPSAPISAPQFRGFRRASEVSIVSQVSGMADSYAASSIANKKKHHLNHGRGFSLLALLALPHKSTIQSSPERTRGPKSERSQSPLGRRFESSLRGEVDSTHLIPDSDANKVAAKWWGTKRIDYALYCPDALTAFPTVALPHLFHASYWESTDVVSFLLRQVMRHENASILEVDGKEVSVFTPSKPREKWLRKQTHVKLRNVTANHRINDAVANEEGPQMLNGRFMYGPLDMVTLTGEKVDIHIMTQPPSGEWVYFDTEITNSSGRVSYMIPEKRRLGIGVYPVKMVVRGDHTYADSYITVLPRGTEFVVFSIDGSFAASVSIMGSDPKVRAGAVDVVRHWQDLGYLIIYVTGRPDMQKQRVVAWLAQHNFPHGIVSFCDGLVHDPLRHKANFLKSLITDLDMKIHAAYGSTKDVSVYTSINLSPPQIYIVGRPTKKLQSQCQFITEGYASHLAQLEYTHRSRPAKNTTRMALRKGSFGLPGQTEFLRKRNHLLRTISSQPTASRSQSGGYRPERTQSQSESDRERDRERSQRSMSLAAGCWGRSAVSRLEPGNSGQK; this is encoded by the exons AAAAAGAGCCGGGAAGAGACTTGTGGTGAAGGCAGTGGCGTCGAGATTTTGGAAAACCGACCGTATACCGATGGCCCAGGCGGCAATGGGCAGTATACTCATAAAGTATACCATATTGGTATGCATATTCCCAGTTGGTTTCGGTCTATCCTGCCAAAGGCAGCCCTCCGAGTTGAAGAGGAATCGTGGAATGCATATCCTTATACAAGGACGAG gtacACCTGCCCATTTGTGGAGAAATTCTCCATTGATATCGAAACCTATTATATAGCTGACTCAGGAGAGCAAGCCAACGTGTTCAACCTTTCCCCTGCAGAGAAGAGGCAGGCTGTTCTGG ATCCTATCGATATTGTTAAAGAGGCCGTCCCTCCCCATGAATACAAATCAGAGGAAGACCCAAAGGTGTTTAAGTCGGCCAAGACAGCCAGGGGCCCTCTGCCAGAAGACTGGATCAAAGAGCACAAGAATAACCCTGGGAAATATCCCATCATGTGTGCCTATAAACTGTGCAAAGTGGAGTTCCGTTACTGGGGGATGCAGTCAAAAATTGAGCGCTTCATTCATGACGTTG GCTTACGGAAGGTGATGGTGAGGGCTCACCGGCAGGCTTGGTGTTGGCAGGATGAATGGTATGGACTCACCATAGAGGACATCCGGCAGCTGGAGAAGGAGGCCCAGTTGATGCTGGCTCAGAAGATGGCCCAGTTCAGCTTCAGTGAGCCTGAGCCAGAACCACACCTTCCCCAAGACCCTCTGATCGAGCGCAACGTGGAAACCAAGGCCATATCTCCATCCATCGAGGGGGTGGATGCTGCTAGCAATATTGACGAACCTTTGCCAGGGCGAGTGCTAACTAAGCAGTGGTCAACGTCTTCCAAATCCTCTTCGAAAAGAGGAG cAAGCCCCTCGCACCATAGCATATTGGAGTGGAGAATGCAGAGCATTGCGAGGGACTCGGACGAGAGCTCCGATGACGAATTCTTCGATGCACATG agGACCTGTCTGAGAATGAAGAGGTGTTCCCGAAAGAAATTACAAAATGGAGTTCAAACGATCTCATGGATAAGATCGAAACGGCAGAAACCGATGAAGTCCCAG atGATCCAAGCCTTGAATCGGCAGCGGAGTATCATGTTGGATGCAGCGTGGAAAGACTAAGTATCATTGAG GATGAGGTTGTACCTCCGCTGGTGCAGCCCAGCCAAATCCACGTCCTCCTCCTGGTCCTGCATGGAGGCAACATCCTTGATACGGGAAGCGGCGAGCCAAGCTCCAAGCAGGGGGACGTCAACACCATTGCCGCAGCCTTCGATACTGTCATCAGGGTCCATTATCCGGCCGCCCTTCGACGGATCGCCATCAAGTTAGTCCCTTGTCCGGCCATCTGCTCTGAAGCGTTTTCCCTGGTTTCCAA cCTCAGCCCCTATAGTTACGATGAAGGCTGCCTTTCCAGTAGCCAGGATCACATTCCACTCGCAGCGCTTCCTCTCCTGGCCACATCCTCCCCGCAGTACCAAGAGGCAGTTGCCACAGTGATCCTGAGAACCAATCAAGTGTACGGTGACTTTATCAAATCCCAAGAAGGCGCATCCTTCAGTGGCCAG GTGTGCCTGATCGGGGACTGTGTGGGGGGAATCCTGGCCTTCGATGCCCTTTGTTACAGCAACCAGACCACGCCGGAGAGTCAAAACAGTAGCCGCCGCGGGAGCGTCATCAGCGTGCAG GACACGGATCTCTTGTCTCCCGGCATCCTCGTGAACAACAGCTATTGCTCGGAAGGCTGTGGCCTGGAAGCCACGCGGCACCTCAGCCGGAGCACGGCCGACCTCCCGCGCAGCCACGAGGAAGATCCCaggaagcagcagctgctgcGGAAAAGGAGCGACTCGTCCACCTTCGAGCCGGACACCCTGAAGCAGCACCAGGCGTTCCTGTCCAG TTTACAATCTAGTGCTCTTAAGAACTTCCCGGGGTCAAGGCGATCCAGTAGTTCCACGCAACTGGACGGTGGGAATCTTGGGAAATTCGAATTTGAGATCACCGACTTCTTCCTGTTTGGGTCTCCCCTGGGGCTGGTCCTTGCCTTACGAAAAACCATCATACCAACTCTTGACA TCTTCCAGTTGAGACCAGCTTGCCAGCAAGTCTACAACCTGTTCCATCCAGCTGACCCTTCTGCCTCCCGCTTGGAACCCCTTCTAGAAAAGAAGTTCCACATTTTGCCCCCCTTCAGCATCCCACGTTACCAGAGATTCCCTCTTGGAGACGGCAATTCAGCCCTTCTGG TGGAAACAGTCCAGAACAATCCTGCCCTCCTCGTTGAAAGCAACCTTCTGGTTGCTCTTCAGAACCAGGACACCTTCATGGAAACCAGTATCCCCGTTCCCACCTTGAACTGGCAAGACGTTTCCAATAAAAATTCTGGATTTGCTGAGT CAGATGTTGTTCAGTCTCAGGGTGGCGTCTTCGTGGAAAACGCGTCCCCGTCTGCTCCCATTTCAGCCccccagttcaggggcttccggaGAGCAAGCGAAGTGAGCATTGTCAGCCAGGTGTCGGGAATGGCAGACAGTTACGCTGCCTCCAGCATAGCCAACA AGAAAAAACACCATCTCAACCAC GGCAGAGGGTTTAGCCTTCTGGCTCTGCTAGCACTGCCCCACAAATCCACCATCCAGTCCTCCCCCGAGAGGACTAGGGGGCCCAAGTCCGAAAGATCCCAGAGTCCTTTAGGAAGAAGGTTTGAGAGCTCCCTCCGCGGGGAAGTGGATTCCACCCATCTGATTCCAGACTCTGATGCCAACAAAG TTGCTGCAAAATGGTGGGGGACCAAAAGGATTGACTATGCTCTCTACTGCCCCGATGCATTGACTGCTTTCCCCACAGTCGCCTTACCACACCTCTTTCATGCAAGTTACTGGGAATCCACGGACGTAGTCTCCTTCCTCCTCAGGCAG GTGATGCGGCACGAGAACGCCAGCATCCTAGAAGTGGATGGGAAAGAGGTCTCCGTCTTTACACCTTCCAAACCCAGGGAGAAATGGCTCCGCAAACAGACTCACGTCAAGCTACGG AATGTCACGGCCAACCACCGAATAAACGACGCCGTTGCCAACGAGGAAGGGCCCCAGATGTTAAACGGAAGATTCATGTATGGCCCGTTGGACATGGTCACGCTCACAGGAGAGAAG gtggacATTCACATCATGACCCAGCCCCCCTCCGGAGAATGGGTTTACTTTGACACGGAGATCACCAACAGCAGCGGGCGGGTTTCCTACATGATTCCTGAGAAGAGGCGGCTGGGGATCGGGGTGTACCCTGTCAAAATGGTGGTGAG GGGTGACCACACCTATGCAGACAGCTACATAACGGTTTTGCCCCGGGGGACCGAATTCGTGGTCTTCAGTATCGACGGCTCCTTCGCCGCCAGCGTCTCCATCATGGGCAGCGATCCCAAAGTCCGGGCCGGAGCAGTTGACGTCGTACG GCACTGGCAAGACCTCGGCTACCTCATTATCTACGTCACGGGCCGGCCCGACATGCAGAAGCAACGGGTGGTCGCCTGGTTGGCACAGCACAACTTTCCCCACGGGATTGTCTCCTTCTGCGACGGGCTGGTTCACGACCCCTTGCGGCACAAAGCCAACTTCCTGAAATCTCTCATCACAGAC CTGGACATGAAGATCCATGCAGCCTATGGATCCACCAAGGATGTCTCAGTCTACACTTCCATCAACCTGTCCCCTCCACAGATCTACATTGTTGGGCGGCCTACCAAAAAGTTACAAAGCCAATGCCAA TTCATCACGGAAGGCTACGCGTCACACCTGGCCCAGCTGGAGTACACGCACCGGTCCCGGCCCGCCAAGAACACCACCCGGATGGCTCTCCGAAAGGGAAGTTTTGGCCTCCCAGGGCAGACGGAATTCCTGCGCAAGAGGAACCACTTGTTGCGGACCATCTCCTCCCAGCCCACGGCGTCCAGGAGCCAGAGTGGCGGGTACCGGCCAGAGCGAACGCAAAGCCAGTCCGAAAGCGACCGGGAGCGGGACCGGGAGCGCAGCCAGAGGAGCATGAGTCTCGCCGCAGGCTGCTGGGGTCGAAGTGCGGTCTCGAGGCTCGAACCGGGGAACTCAGGGCAGAAGTAG